The genomic stretch GGTGCTGTTGGCCTGTGAGCAATTGGGGCAGTACTTGTCGCTCATGTCCAGTGGATGTCCACAGTTGAGACATTCTACGCCCCTAAATTTTAACTCATAGCGACCTTTGGTGATCAAACTATCTTTTTTGCCCATGCCTTTTTTTGAGGATTTGGGTCTAAAGATAATTAATTACTGATATTTTGGGAGTTTGTTGAGCCTATACCTATAATACTGTCGTACATATCTCCGAAATCCCGATAATAAACCAGAATAAGGTAGTTGTTCTCTGTAAAATGAAAATTTCCGCTTACCAAATTGGGTTCAATGGACCCATCTTCGCGCTGCACCACATATTTGTAGTTGTAGAATCCCTGCTTTATGGGCAAGGTAGCTTCAAACTTTCCCGTTTCTTCGTTGAATATCATTTTATTCTCTTCTTCGAGGGCATAATTGTTGAACTTTCCGATAACGTACACATTGTCCAGCCCGATCATATTGGAGTAGGGCAGGCTAAAATGGACCATGGAATATTCCGCTTCGCGAGAGACATCGTCGCCCTGTAGCGTACGAACCGCAAAATCCCCGTTAATGTCTGGGAAATAGGTGTATTCTTGATCAAACCGGTATTCATTGGTGAACAGGTAATGGTGGTACACATCCCTCATTTCTATGTTTGAAATGGCAAAGGTCGGGGAGCGCAGGTCCTTTGTGTCGAAGTTGAGATATTCGTTGCCACCGAAAAAGCTCGTTTCCTCGTTATATTTATATACCAGCTCCGTTCCTATGGTAAATTGCGGTTTGATATTATAAAGTGCCGTGGGCCATTGATGGTTTTGAATGATGGCGACCTTGATCTCGTTTTTGGGGTTTACCACATTAAAGCCCGCAGTATTGATGTTGAACTGCACCACCTGCTTTGTATTGAGATAATTAAAGTCCCTTGATCTTTTTACGGTGGCGGCAACGGACACCGCATCGCGAAATACCACAAACCTTCTGGAGAATTGCAAATCGCCGTAGCTATTGTAGATTTCGAGCACAAAATTTCCCGTAACGGTCAATTTAACATTTTCGTTAGGTATGGTGAGCCGATAGTTCGAGTACGGCTGAAGCGTGGTATAACTGTTCTCGTAATCGATGATTCGTTGGTTGTCCGCTCCCGAGAGGTATTGGGATTTAAGCAATTGCGATGGAGTCCAATCGTAATCGCAGTGCACAATTTTGTAATAGTAATCTTGTTCGTTCGCAGTAAGGTCGTCAAACTCCAAAGTTATCGGTTCGCCCAGTTTTATCACGGGAAACTGGTCCTCCGTAGGACCTTTAAAAACCACCGATTTTATATTCGGGGGAGGGTTTTTTTCCTCTAGGGCCTGTCCAAAAGCAGAAGAGGTCATCAAACCAAAGAGAAACAGAATTTTGGTAAAACGTATCAAGGGCATAAATTTTAGGTAAAGGTAAACAAAAAGTTATCTGGGGAGTCAAGCTCGTTATAATCCCAATTTTATGGTTAATTATTATGAAAACAATCCTTTTAGTACTATTTTTGCGTTCGATTTTGATAACAAAAGGTCTACAATAATATGTCTAAAGACATCCGGATTAAAAAGGGGTTGAACATCAACCTCGTCGGGGCGGCAGAGCAGACTATTTCCAAAGCCGTTACAAGTAACGTTTACGCCCTGAACCTAGATGATTTCCACGGAATCACTCCAAAAATGTTGATAAAACAAGGGGAAGAGATAAAAGCGGGCGAACCCCTCTTTTATAACAAGAACAACGAAGAAATGCATTTCGTTTCCCCAGTGAGTGGAGAACTTGTGGAAATTGTAAGGGGAGCAAGAAGAAGGATTTTAACCCTGAAAATTCTTGCCGATAAAGAACAAGATTACATGATCAACAAGGTGCCGGATTTGGATACGGCCGATGGGGAAGCCATTAAATCCTACCTATTGCAGTGTGGGGGGTGGCCGTTCATCAAACAAAGACCTTACGATGTGATCGCTGACCCCGATGTAACTCCAAAAGCGATTTTTGTTTCTGGATATGCTACCGCGCCATTGGCAGCGGACCCTGATTTTGTGCTTGAGAACAAGGAACAGGAGATCCAGGCGGCAGTGACTGCGCTGAGCAAGATGACACCCGGAAAAATACACGTGACCATCGGAAAATCCAATAGGTCGCCGTTCGTCAATATTAAAGGGGTGGAGCTCCATCGGATTTCCGGGCCCCATCCAGCAGGATTGGTAGGAACGCAGATCAACAAAATCGACCCCGTGAACAAAGGGGAGGTTGTCTGGACGTTGTCGCCACAGGACATGGTAATGTTGGGCGAGCTCGTCATGACCGGTAAGTTCAATGCCGAACGAATCGTGGCCTTGGCCGGATCGGTGGTAAAGCAACCGAAATATTACAAGACCAAGATCGGCGCTGAAATCTCGACTTTCCTTTACGCAAGCGGCGTCAATGAGGATAGGTTCAGGTTGATCAATGGAGACGTGCTTACCGGTGCCAAAACGCATACCGAAGGACATTTAGGGTTTTACAACAATACGGTAACCGCTATCCCGGAAGGGGATGATTACGAGTTTTTCGGTTGGAACAAGCCCGTGTTCAACAAAATTTCATCTACAAGGGCATTGACCTTTTCGTGGTTGCAGCCCAAAAAGAAATATGACCTCGATACCAACACCAATGGAGAGCACAGGGCTTTTGTGGTAACGGGAAGGTATGAGGAGGTTTTTCCTTTGGACATTTACCCGCTTCAGTTGTTGAAAGCCTGTATGGTGAAGGATTTGGATGAAATGGAACAATTGGGGCTTTATGAAGTGGCACCCGAGGATTTCTCGTTGACGGAATTCATATGCATATCAAAACAACCACACCAACAAATAATCAGGGAAGGATTGGATTTGTTGCAAAAAGAACTTGGATAATATGGGCATGAAAGAAAAATTACATCAGTTAAAACTAAAGTATCAGGGCAAAAAAATGGCCCCGGCCTTCAATGCGCTGCATACTTTTCTTTATACGCCGAACGAAACCACCCATTCGGGGGCGCATGTTCGGGCTGCGGATGATTTAAAGCGTACAATGAACACGGTAATCTTGGCTTTGGTGCCCTGTTTGCTGTTCGGAATGTTCAACGCAGGTTACCAGCATTATTCCGCCATAAACGGTTTTCCGGAGAATTTTTCACTTTTTGATCACTTTTTGACATGGGATAACTTTTGGGTGGGCGTTACTACCGTTTTGCCATTGGTTATTGTGTCCTACGGAGTGGGTCTGGCCATCGAATTCTTGTTCGCTGTGATCAAGGGTCACGAAGTGGAAGAGGGCTATTTGGTGACCGGGATGTTGGTTCCGTTGATCATACCCGTGGATACGCCACTTTGGATGCTGGCCATTGCCATAGCATTCGGGGTTGTTATCGGAAAAGAAGTTTTCGGTGGTACCGGAATGAACATTTTGAACCCTGCCCTGACTATTCGTGCCTTCTTGTTCTTCGCCTATCCAACTTGGATGAGCGGTGACAAAGTTTGGGTGCACGAAGGTGTTCAAAGAGCCGGGACCGCGGATGCCATATCCGGTGAAACCGTTCTGGGTTCCTTGGCGCAAGGTGCCGAATATTCGTACTCACTATCGGATATGTTCTATGGATTTATTCCTGGTTCCGTTGGTGAAACATCAACCTTATTGATTTTGTTGGGAGCACTATTCTTGATATTCACAAAAATAGCTTCGTGGAGAATTATGGTAAGTGCCGTAATAGGCGCATTGGCCATGGGACTTATCTTCAACGGTATCGTGGATGCCGGATGGTTGCCCGAATACAGTAAATTCTATACATTGATGAGCTTCCCCTACTGGCAGCACTTGTTGGTCGGCGGATTGGCCTTTGGTATCGTATTTATGGCCACCGATCCCGTAACAGGATCGCAGACCAATAAAGGCAAATGGTACTACGGGTTCTTTATCGGGTTACTTTCGGTAATGATCCGGGTGTTCAACCCAGGATATCCGGAAGGGGTGTTCTTGGCCATCTTGTTGATGAACGTATTTGCACCGACCATTGATCACTACGTGGTAAAAGGCAACATTAAGAAGAGATTAAAACGATTTAAGACAGCAACCATATATCCAAAACCTTCGGATGAGGTTGATACACTAAAAACGGAAACAGCTTAATTATGGCAGTCAATACAGAAAAAAATAGCTACACTGTAGTCTTTGCAGTCTTAATGGTTATTGTAGTGGGTTCGCTATTGGCATTCGTTGCATCTGGCCTAAAGCCAATGATCGATGAGAACGAGCGCTTTGAAAAGCAACAGAACATCCTTTATGCCATGGGGGTCAACGAAAATGAAGGCGATGGCGATGTTTCCTTTATTCCTACCTCTGAAGTGGAAGACGCATTTTCAAAATATATCACCCAACAATTGGTATTGGAAGGCAGCGAGGCCGTAGAAAAGCAGGATGCCTACTTGATCAATGTTGAAAAAGCTCTGGCCAAGGCAAAAAGTGGCCAAAAGGCAGAACTTCCTTTATTGATCGGCGAAAAGGACGGAGAGAAATTCTACATCATCCCCATGTTCGGAAAAGGACTTTGGGATGCCATTTGGGGGTACATGTCCGTAGATGAGAACATGGAGATAAAAGGTGTATATTTTGATCACCGTGGAGAGACTCCCGGACTTGGGGCCAACATCAAGCAAAGATTTTTTATGGATGATTTTGAAGGAGAGCTGGTTGTTGATGGCAATACCTATGTAGGGGTGGAAGTTGCCAAGGGAAACAATGATCCTTTGAACAACGAAAAAGAAGATAATCAAGTAGATGCTTTGGCCGGAGCCACCATTACAGGTAATGGTGTTACCGCAATGATCAAGGAGAGCCTAAAGCTATACAAACCTTATTTACAAACTATTAGAACCAATTAATATGGCGCTACTATCAAAAAAAGACGCAAACCTGATAAAGGACCCGTTGGCGGACAATAACCCGATTACCATCCAGGTATTGGGAATATGTTCTGCCCTGGCAATTACTGCGGAGCTTAAGGCTTCTGTGGTAATGGCAATATCCGTATTGTTTGTAATGGGGGTCGGTAACGTGGTAATTTCGCTGATAAGAAATATAATACCTTCAAAAATTAGAATTATTGTACAGTTGGTCGTGGTTGCCGCCCTGGTGATTATCGTGGATCAAGTACTAAAGGCTTTTGCCTACGACCTAAGTAAGACCTTGTCGGTATTTATCGGACTTATTATCACCAACTGTATCATTATGGGACGTTTTGAGGCATTTGCCCTTGGCAACGGTCCCCGTAGGGCATTCCTTGACGGAATTGGAAATGCACTGGGATATGGTGTCATTTTGGTGATCGTAGGATTCTTTAGGGAGCTCTTGGGTTCGGGAACCCTTTTTGGAATGAAAGTGTTGGGTGATCCCATCGCCAAAACAGGATTGTATTCCATCGGCTATGAGAACAATGGTTTTATGATCATCCCCCCGGCCGCATTGATCGTTGTGGGAATCATAATTTGGGTGCAACGTTCCAGAAATAGAGCATTAATTGAAGAAGCATAAACCAAGGAAGCATGTTAGAGCATTTAGAACTATTTTTTAGATCAATCTTCGTAGACAATATGGTGTTTGCGGTCTTTTTGGGAATGTGTTCCTATTTGGCCGTATCCAAAAAAGTTTCTACCGCAGTAGGATTGGGAGCTGCCGTAATATTCGTGTTGGGTGTTACCGTTCCATTGAACTGGTTGTTGGACAAATACTTGCTTCAAGATGGGGCATTGGTTTGGTTGGGCCCGGAGTATGCGGATTACGACCTTAGTTTTCTATCGTTCATCCTATTTATTGCCACCATTGCAACTATGGTACAATTGGTAGAGATCGTAGTGGAAAAATTTTCTCCCTCATTGTATAACTCATTGGGTATCTTTTTGCCGTTGATTGCGGTAAACTGTGCCATTTTGGGCGGTTCGCTCTTTATGCAGACCAGGGATATTCCAAATATAGGTCTGGCCTTGAACTATGGGGTCAGCTCCGGTATCGGATGGTTCCTGGCTATTTTGGCCATTGCCGCCATTCGTGAGAAAATTAGATATTCCAATGTGCCCGCACCATTGCGCGGTCTGGGAATCACGTTTATAATCACCGGTTTAATGGGAATCGGGTTCCAGAGCTTTGGAGGTATGCTCACAGGAGACAACGAGCCGCCAGAGGAAACCCAGACCACAACCGCGGAAACCAAGGAAGAGAAAGAAATCAAAAAAGAGATTGAGGACAAAGAAAAAGCAATCTCTTATAACGAAGCCATAAACAAATAGAAGATGATATTAGCCGCAAGTACCGGAGGTACTATTCTAATTACCGTAGTAGCGTTTCTTGTTTTGTTGTTGATTTTGGTGGCACTTTTGCTGTTCACCAAAGAAAAGCTATCCCCATCAGGTCCAGTAACCATCACCATCAATGGTGAAAAGGAATTGGAAGTCGGTTCGGGAGGGTCTTTGCTATCGACCTTGGGTAACCAAAAAATATTCTTGCCATCCGCATGTGGTGGAGGTGGAACCTGTATCCAGTGCGAATGTCATGTACTTTCCGGTGGAGGAGAGGCCCTGCCCACAGAAACACCGCATTTCTCTAAAAAGGAATTGAGCGAAGGCGCACGTTTGGCCTGTCAGGTTAAGGTAAAGCAAGACATGAACATCACTATCCCGGAAGAGGTGTTCGGTATCAAAAAATGGGATGCCAAAGTGGTCCGTAACTACAACGTGGCCTCTTTTATCAAGGAGTTTGTGGTGGAGATTCCAGAAGACATGAACTATAAGGCAGGTGGATATATCCAAATTGAGATTCCACCTTGCGAAGTAAAATATTCAGATATTGACATTACCGCCCACCCAGAAGAACATGAGACACCGGACAAGTTTCAAGCTGAGTGGGATAAGTTCAACTTGTGGCCATTGGTGATGAAGAATCCCGAGACTGTTGAAAGGGCGTACTCCATGGCCTCTTACCCGGCCGAAGGAAGGGAAATTATGTTGAACGTGCGTATTGCGACCCCGCCTTGGGATCGTAACAAAAACGGATGGATGGATGTGAATCCAGGTATTGCCTCTTCCTATATCTTTAGTTTGAAGGAAGGTGATCCAGTAACCATTTCTGGACCGTTCGGTGAATTCTTTATTAATGAGTCCGAAGCAGAAATGCTTTACGTGGGTGGTGGAGCCGGTATGGCGCCGATGCGTTCCCACTTGTACCACTTGTTCAAAACATTGAAGACCGATAGGAAAGTGACCTACTGGTATGGTGGTCGTTCCAAACGTGAATTGTTCTACATCGACCATTTTAAACAACTGGAAAATGAATTCCCGAACTTCAAGTTTTACATGGCACTTTCCGAGCCATTGGAAGAAGACAATTGGAAAGTGAAGGAAAGCATTGATGATGACGGTGATGGTTTTGTTGGTTTCATACACAATTGTGTTATCGATAACTACTTGAACCATCATGAGACCCCAGAGGATATTGAACTATATTTTTGTGGGCCACCGTTGATGAACAAAGCTGTTCAGAAAATGGGTGAGGATTTTGGTATTCCGGATGAGAATATCAGATTCGATGACTTTGGAGGATAATTCCAAAATATACAATCACACCTCGAGCATTGCCGAGAGGTATAAATAAAACCAGACCGATGCTCTTGAGCATCGGTCTTTTTGTTGACTATGGGAAGAGAACTAACAGAGCAGGAACTGCACAACTTGGCCATGAATATTGTGGGACGGGAGCTAGAGGCGGATGGTTTTGAATTTATGGCCATCAACAGTAAGCTTAAAAAGAATCCACAGTATGTGTGTCTTAAGGAAAAGGTGCTGCATTTTATTGTAGTGCGCAATGTGGAATTTCCACTGAATCCAAGGGAATATGATGAAGAATTGATGCGCACGGTCAAAGATCACGCCGAAAAGTTCGAGGCACGCACCTATTTTGCAGGGGTTGGACTCTCCAATGCATCGGACAGGACGGAACCATTGTATTTGGATGAAGAATATGTAGTGGACTATCAAGGATTAATAGAGATTTAGATGAGAAAGATCATACAGTTATTTGGATTGGTCGTATTGTTTGTTGGCTGTAATCAGAAGAAAGAACAGTTCAAGAACCAAGCTTGGGGAAATGCCTTGGGCACCACTTACTCCATTATTTATATTGCCGATAAGGAGTTGGATTATCAGCAGGAAATAGACTCCGTTTTTCAGGTGCTCAACCAGTCCATGTCCACCTATATCCCTTCTTCCGACATCTCCAAGATCAATGAGGGTGATTCCACTATTATCGTGGATGATATGTTCAAAGAGGTTTTTGATGTTTCAAGTGAGGTGCACAAGGCTTCCAACGGCTATTTTGACCCCACTATCGGTGTTTTGGCCAATGCATGGGGATTTGGGCCGGGCGAGCAAATGGAGCTCGACAGCCTTCGTGTGGACAGCTTATTGGGTTATGTGGGATGGGAGAAGGTGAAATTGAATCCTGATAATACCATATCGAAGAAACATCCATCAATCCGTTTTGATTTTAATGCCGTTGCCAAAGGGTATGCCATAGACCGATTGGGCGCTATGTTGGATGCTAAGGGTATTCAAAATTATTTAGTGGAAGTTGGGGGTGAAGTGTTGGCCAAAGGCACCAATATCGACTCTGGAAAACAATGGTCCGTTGGAATCGATGACCCTCAAGTGGAAACTGGCCGTCAATTAAAACAGATCGTTTCCTTGGAAGATGTTGCCATGGCCTCATCGGGCAATTATCGCAAGTTTAGGGTGGATCCAGAAACGGGCGAGAAGTACGTGCACACCATCAATCCCAAAACAGGATATACCAAGAATTCCAATGTGCTGGCCACAAGCGTGGTGGCGAAAACCTGTGCGGTTGCTGATGCGTATGCCACTTCGTTTATGGCGATGGATTTAAATGATTCCAAACAGGTGCTGGAAAATCACGATGAGTTGGAAGCCTACATCATTTATTTGGATGAAAAAGGGGAGACAAAGGAGTTTTTTACGCCGGGTTTCGAAGCTTTGGTAAAGAGGTAATGGTGTATTTATGATTTAGTTGTTGGAGTCGTATAAAATTTTATTGTTTTTTTTGATTCTTACATTTTTAACTAAACCTGTTCCTTCAAAGAAAAAACCAATACCTAGTATTTTACTTCTTTTTTCGGTGACATCAAAAGTATACGCATGATTTCCATTGATTGCAATAATCATTTTTTGATCTTTTGATAGGCATTTTAATTGAACCAGGTCAGTAGGTTCCACACCGAAATTCGAAAGATCATTTTTCTTTCCGCTTATCTGTTTATCAAAAGCAAACAAGGAAATTTCTGAAATACAACCCTTGTTGCAAACAGGGATTACAATTGGCCCATCTTCATGGATAATTGTCAGTTGCGCTACTTGGCAAGGAGTATTCCCCGATTGAAAGTTGTTTTGAAAAGAGGTCGTCAGTTCAAATTCATCAGTGTATAGTTCGCCAAAATCCCTTACTTGATAAAGCCCCACAATGGTTTTGCTGGTACGGGGGTCTATTCCATGGACTTTTAACATATCAAGGTCTATGGAAAGTTCATTTTCAAGATTTAAATACACCGGTATGGAATCTGTTTCGATAGTGGCCAACCAACCGTTGGATGGGATGAAAACATCTTTTTCTTTAACAATGGAATCATTGACCACAAGTTTTGATTTAAAAAAACCCGGTCTATAATAGATACTGGTCAGAATGCTGTCATTTTTGTTGACAGCCACTCTTTTTCTTTTGTCCCAGTCCTGTTGAATTTCAATTTTGTCCTTTTCATCTGCTATGGAAGCATTGTATTTGAAGACTACCGAGTTTGGTAATCCTGTAGTGACGGATTTAATAGAAAATGCAAAATCATTTGGACTGTAATATTTGGCACGGTTCTGTAAAAGTAAATAGGAAGAAACAACCAAAATCAGGAATATGGTTGCTGTAGTGTATATAAAGAATGTGGTTGTGCCAATTCTTTTCTTTTCTTTTACAACCATTGATTTGTCAGGTTCAAGGCTATTTGAAAAAACCCTCCAATCATCATATCCAATGTACTTTGCCAAAGTATCCAAAGTGCTACTGTTAGGTCTTGATTTATAACGTACGCGCCCGCTCAAACGCTTTAGTGTGGAAATACTCAATAAAATGCCCGTTTCTTCCTGTATGGATTCACTCAGAACCTGAAAGTCACGGGTGCCCCATAATGCTATGGGGCCTCGAGATAACTTTTTGGAAACCAGTAAAAAGCAATGCGCGATATGTTTCTTGTAATCTTCCGATTCAGGAGTGTTCATAATGATGAATCAACTTGAACAAAAATGAACAAGTCTGTGTGCCTTTAGAGTATTGTTCAATAATACATTTGAAAATTATCAATCAATAGTAATTAAAAAAGATCATATAATGAGAACGAAAATCTATATGTTATTGCTTTGTTGCACTTTATTCTTCCAATTTTCATGTACACAAAAGCGCAAAAACGACAACCAAATGCAAGAACTGCCATTTACGCAGTTCCAATGGAACGTTGTGGATAAAGAGGGTAACGAACAATTCATTGATACGGTAGAGTATAATGATAAAATAGCGCTTCACTTACCTAAGGGACATATTGCTTACCTCAAAAATAAAACGTTTAAGGATTTTGAAATTGAATTTGATGTAATTGGATTTGTTATGCCGGGATTGGGATTCCGAGGCCAGGACAAAGAAAATTATGAACTGATCTATTTCAGGGAAAATTCAAGTAATAAGAAAGATGCACTTCAATACATACCCATTTTTAATGGGAGTTTACCGTGGCAATTGTACAACTATCCCAAATATGAGGCAAGTGCCACTTTTATGGAAGAGAAGATAGCATCCTTCCCATTATCCATTGAAAACTATTTGAAAATGGGGGTAATAAGCGATAGTCTGCGCTTAAAACTAAAAGAAAAAGGAGTGGGGTATTCCCCAAATGCCCAAGTGCAATTGGTAAATGAAAAAACTTGGGGTATTGGCGATGCAGAGCAGTTTAAAGGAAGTTTTTTAAGGAAAACAGCTACGAATTGGGAATTGTGGAATCCAAATGTATGGTCACATATCAAAATTATAGTTGTTGGAGACCGAGCTTCTGTTTATGTCCTAGATATGGAGGTGCCAAAAATGACCGTGAAATTGAAACGAGATGTGAAAGCAGGAGATATTAGCCTGAGAAATCAATTTTTTGATGCTTTTTTCACCAATGTTTCAATAAAGGATTTGGGAGATGGTACTTTGTCGATTAAGAACAATAGAGAAGACGTGCTTTCTGATAATTACATTAAGAAATGGCAGATTTCCCCAAAATTTATTAAGAATGAAAATGGAACCCTTTCCCAGTTGGATTCTATTCAAGAAAA from Flagellimonas oceani encodes the following:
- a CDS encoding Na(+)-translocating NADH-quinone reductase subunit A, which produces MSKDIRIKKGLNINLVGAAEQTISKAVTSNVYALNLDDFHGITPKMLIKQGEEIKAGEPLFYNKNNEEMHFVSPVSGELVEIVRGARRRILTLKILADKEQDYMINKVPDLDTADGEAIKSYLLQCGGWPFIKQRPYDVIADPDVTPKAIFVSGYATAPLAADPDFVLENKEQEIQAAVTALSKMTPGKIHVTIGKSNRSPFVNIKGVELHRISGPHPAGLVGTQINKIDPVNKGEVVWTLSPQDMVMLGELVMTGKFNAERIVALAGSVVKQPKYYKTKIGAEISTFLYASGVNEDRFRLINGDVLTGAKTHTEGHLGFYNNTVTAIPEGDDYEFFGWNKPVFNKISSTRALTFSWLQPKKKYDLDTNTNGEHRAFVVTGRYEEVFPLDIYPLQLLKACMVKDLDEMEQLGLYEVAPEDFSLTEFICISKQPHQQIIREGLDLLQKELG
- a CDS encoding NADH:ubiquinone reductase (Na(+)-transporting) subunit B is translated as MGMKEKLHQLKLKYQGKKMAPAFNALHTFLYTPNETTHSGAHVRAADDLKRTMNTVILALVPCLLFGMFNAGYQHYSAINGFPENFSLFDHFLTWDNFWVGVTTVLPLVIVSYGVGLAIEFLFAVIKGHEVEEGYLVTGMLVPLIIPVDTPLWMLAIAIAFGVVIGKEVFGGTGMNILNPALTIRAFLFFAYPTWMSGDKVWVHEGVQRAGTADAISGETVLGSLAQGAEYSYSLSDMFYGFIPGSVGETSTLLILLGALFLIFTKIASWRIMVSAVIGALAMGLIFNGIVDAGWLPEYSKFYTLMSFPYWQHLLVGGLAFGIVFMATDPVTGSQTNKGKWYYGFFIGLLSVMIRVFNPGYPEGVFLAILLMNVFAPTIDHYVVKGNIKKRLKRFKTATIYPKPSDEVDTLKTETA
- a CDS encoding Na(+)-translocating NADH-quinone reductase subunit C, with the translated sequence MAVNTEKNSYTVVFAVLMVIVVGSLLAFVASGLKPMIDENERFEKQQNILYAMGVNENEGDGDVSFIPTSEVEDAFSKYITQQLVLEGSEAVEKQDAYLINVEKALAKAKSGQKAELPLLIGEKDGEKFYIIPMFGKGLWDAIWGYMSVDENMEIKGVYFDHRGETPGLGANIKQRFFMDDFEGELVVDGNTYVGVEVAKGNNDPLNNEKEDNQVDALAGATITGNGVTAMIKESLKLYKPYLQTIRTN
- a CDS encoding NADH:ubiquinone reductase (Na(+)-transporting) subunit D — protein: MALLSKKDANLIKDPLADNNPITIQVLGICSALAITAELKASVVMAISVLFVMGVGNVVISLIRNIIPSKIRIIVQLVVVAALVIIVDQVLKAFAYDLSKTLSVFIGLIITNCIIMGRFEAFALGNGPRRAFLDGIGNALGYGVILVIVGFFRELLGSGTLFGMKVLGDPIAKTGLYSIGYENNGFMIIPPAALIVVGIIIWVQRSRNRALIEEA
- the nqrE gene encoding NADH:ubiquinone reductase (Na(+)-transporting) subunit E, yielding MLEHLELFFRSIFVDNMVFAVFLGMCSYLAVSKKVSTAVGLGAAVIFVLGVTVPLNWLLDKYLLQDGALVWLGPEYADYDLSFLSFILFIATIATMVQLVEIVVEKFSPSLYNSLGIFLPLIAVNCAILGGSLFMQTRDIPNIGLALNYGVSSGIGWFLAILAIAAIREKIRYSNVPAPLRGLGITFIITGLMGIGFQSFGGMLTGDNEPPEETQTTTAETKEEKEIKKEIEDKEKAISYNEAINK
- the nqrF gene encoding NADH:ubiquinone reductase (Na(+)-transporting) subunit F; amino-acid sequence: MILAASTGGTILITVVAFLVLLLILVALLLFTKEKLSPSGPVTITINGEKELEVGSGGSLLSTLGNQKIFLPSACGGGGTCIQCECHVLSGGGEALPTETPHFSKKELSEGARLACQVKVKQDMNITIPEEVFGIKKWDAKVVRNYNVASFIKEFVVEIPEDMNYKAGGYIQIEIPPCEVKYSDIDITAHPEEHETPDKFQAEWDKFNLWPLVMKNPETVERAYSMASYPAEGREIMLNVRIATPPWDRNKNGWMDVNPGIASSYIFSLKEGDPVTISGPFGEFFINESEAEMLYVGGGAGMAPMRSHLYHLFKTLKTDRKVTYWYGGRSKRELFYIDHFKQLENEFPNFKFYMALSEPLEEDNWKVKESIDDDGDGFVGFIHNCVIDNYLNHHETPEDIELYFCGPPLMNKAVQKMGEDFGIPDENIRFDDFGG
- a CDS encoding Na(+)-translocating NADH-quinone reductase subunit F is translated as MGRELTEQELHNLAMNIVGRELEADGFEFMAINSKLKKNPQYVCLKEKVLHFIVVRNVEFPLNPREYDEELMRTVKDHAEKFEARTYFAGVGLSNASDRTEPLYLDEEYVVDYQGLIEI
- a CDS encoding FAD:protein FMN transferase; this encodes MRKIIQLFGLVVLFVGCNQKKEQFKNQAWGNALGTTYSIIYIADKELDYQQEIDSVFQVLNQSMSTYIPSSDISKINEGDSTIIVDDMFKEVFDVSSEVHKASNGYFDPTIGVLANAWGFGPGEQMELDSLRVDSLLGYVGWEKVKLNPDNTISKKHPSIRFDFNAVAKGYAIDRLGAMLDAKGIQNYLVEVGGEVLAKGTNIDSGKQWSVGIDDPQVETGRQLKQIVSLEDVAMASSGNYRKFRVDPETGEKYVHTINPKTGYTKNSNVLATSVVAKTCAVADAYATSFMAMDLNDSKQVLENHDELEAYIIYLDEKGETKEFFTPGFEALVKR